A window of Micromonospora sp. WMMC415 genomic DNA:
GCGCGAGCCGCCGTGCGGCAGACGCGGTCGCGGGCGGGTGACGGCCGGCACGGCCGGCGTGCGCTCGAATCCGCCGGCTGCCGATCTGCGGGTGACGATCCGGTGACAAAGCCCGGCTGAAGTTGTCGGACCCGCGTGGAGGATGTTGGGTGGAACGCGCGGGCGGCTCGGATCGCCCGTCGGACACGCGGCCGGCCCGGAGGGGGTCGCGCCGGGACACGGAAGGCGGGCACACATGCAGGCACGCACACGGCTGGCGATCGGCGCGGTCGGCGCGCTCACCGTGGCCGGGCTGTTGACCGGTTGCGGGGACGCCGGCTCGTCCGGCACGGAGGCGCCCGAGCAGGCCGCCTCGGGGGCCGGCTGCGCCCCGGTCGCCGGTGACCAGCTTGTCGTCCTCGAGGACGACAAGAAGCTCCAGAACACCGACAACATCATCCCCGCGGTCAACGCCGACGTCGCGACGCCGCAGCTCATCGCCGCGCTGGACAAGGTCTCCGCGGCGCTGGACACGCCGAAGCTGATCCAGCTCAACAAGGTCGTCGACGTCGACCGCAAGACGCCGGCGGTCGCCGCGGGCGAGTTCGCCACCGCCAACAACGTGACCGCCGGCATCGCGAAGGGCCCCGGCGGCCGGGTCGTGGTCGGCGCCGCCAACTTCAGCGAGAGCCAGACCCTCGCCGAGCTCTACAAGATCACGCTGACGGCGGCCGGCTACCAGGTGACGGTGCAGCAGATCGGTAGTCGGGAGCTGTACGAGCCGGCGCTGCGGAAGGGCGAGATCCAGGTCGTTCCGGAGTACGCGGCCACCATGGCGGAGTTCCTCAACACCAAGGCCAACGGGAAGGACGCCCCGCCGGTCTCCTCGCCGGATCTGGACAAGACGGTCGCCGCGTTGAAGGCCGCCGGCGACAAGGTTGGGCTGGTGTTCGGCACGCCGTCGTCCGCGCAGGACCAGAACGCGTTCGCAGTCACCCGCGCCTTCGCCGACAAGTACGCGGTGCGCACCCTCTCCGACCTCGCCGAGAAGTGCTCCGGCCAGGCCACGGTGCTGGCCGGCCCGCCGGAGTGCCCGCAGCGACCCAAGTGCCAGGCCGGGCTGGTGCAGGTCTACAACTTCAAGGCCGGGTCGTTCAGCTCCCTCGACGCCGCCGGCCCGCAGACGAAGAACGCCCTGAAGACCGGGGCCGCCAGCGTCGGCCTCGTCCTCTCCTCCGACGGGGCGCTCGCCGCCGGCTGACCGCCCACCCTCGGCATGACACGGGCCGGCCACCGATCGCCGCGCGGCACCGGTGGCCGGCCTGCCTCACCTGCGAATCTACTGATGGGTAACCAGGTCGGAAGGCGCTTTCGGCCGTTCCCACGTGACGCAACTCTCGGTAGGCTGCACAGCCATGCCCGCCCCGGCCGACACCTCGGACACGCGTAATCCGTCGCTGCTGACGGTGCTCTTCTGGGTCGGTGTGGCCCTCGCGCCCGTGGCGGCGTTGATCCTTCTCGTAGCGGACGGTAACGGCCCGCTACGGTTCGCAGCCGTCCTGGCCATCCTGGCCGTGGTGCTGATCGGGCTGTCGATCGCGATGCGGGCCGACGGCGGCGCGGGCAGCGAGGAACTGCGCGAAGAAATCGAGGCGCTGCGGCGGGAGCTGCGCGGGGAGATCGTGGCCACCGCCCAGCGCGGCAACCAGGCCCTCGACCAGGCCCACCGGGCCCAGGAGGCGGTCGGCGCCCTGCGCCGGCGTCTCGACGCCGGCACCGCGGCCCTCGCCGGGTCGGCCGATGCGGGCAGCGCGGGCCGCGCCCGGGTGGGTGCCGCCGACGAGCCGGCCGAGGAGCCGGGCTGGGGTGGCTCCGAGCGCGACGGCGAGTACGCGGGCCGGCGCGCCGACCCGCACCCGCACCACCGCCCGGCGGCGGGCTCGGCCGGCGAATACGCCGGTGACCGGCCGGCCACCGGGTCGGCCGGCGTGTACGGCAGCGATCGAACGGCCCCCGCCGACCGTCCGGGCACCGGTTCGGCCGGCGGGTACGGCGGTGACCGTCCCGAGACGGGCGTCCACGA
This region includes:
- a CDS encoding glycine betaine ABC transporter substrate-binding protein, with amino-acid sequence MQARTRLAIGAVGALTVAGLLTGCGDAGSSGTEAPEQAASGAGCAPVAGDQLVVLEDDKKLQNTDNIIPAVNADVATPQLIAALDKVSAALDTPKLIQLNKVVDVDRKTPAVAAGEFATANNVTAGIAKGPGGRVVVGAANFSESQTLAELYKITLTAAGYQVTVQQIGSRELYEPALRKGEIQVVPEYAATMAEFLNTKANGKDAPPVSSPDLDKTVAALKAAGDKVGLVFGTPSSAQDQNAFAVTRAFADKYAVRTLSDLAEKCSGQATVLAGPPECPQRPKCQAGLVQVYNFKAGSFSSLDAAGPQTKNALKTGAASVGLVLSSDGALAAG